Genomic DNA from Cucumis melo cultivar AY chromosome 10, USDA_Cmelo_AY_1.0, whole genome shotgun sequence:
TGTTAAAGAAACTCCATATTAAATCTTAGTTAGATAGCCACCATGGATTCAACTCATCCCCTTAGCTCCTCACCAAACTCATTCATGCCTTTAAATGTCCACCCTTACCAATTCCCAATTACACATACCTCTTTGGCAGAAGAAAGTGtttcaattttgtttcttacttcTCTTTTTGGTTTTGGGTTACCAttttgtttttccttcttttgttttggagaaattttttatataaactCATGAGACAAATTTGTGGTTAGCaatataaataaaaacttaCTTCAGAACATGAGATGCCATAAGTAACTCAGGTTCTCCACCCCACACGAAAGGTTGCTGAATTCTCTTCACATACGCATCAAAATCTCCTTCAATATACCTAAAGGCATTTTCAATCATCACAATCACAACCACCCATTTTCCAATCCAACCAAATATATCAAATCCATGTAATGTGCATCAGATAAACTTACCACTCTGTTTCCTTCCGCCTCTTTAAGAGCTCATCCACGACCTGCAGTTTTGAATATTATGCATGTTATTCAACATAGAAACTAAAATACTAACCAACAAATGGATGATTATCCATGAATTCTAATCTTACCTTAGCCCTTAATTCATCAGCGAGTTCTCTTTGACGATCATCATCAGGAGCTTCTTCCCCACTTCTCAAACAAGCTCCATGAGCGATTGCCCTAAACAGGCACCGACCATCCGCTAGCACACCTGTAGCAGTTCAATTCAATCTATCTCTATCAAAGcaattaataaaaataacataGAACATAGATAAATGGTAAACCCTTATTTAAACAGAACTTGTGGAATTGATATTTTCAATAGCTTCTCTAACGGAATTTTCAAGAAATCAAGATAAATTGCCACGCAAATTTTCCACAATACCTGTCACCCTGTAATCAGCAGAGCTCTCATCGTTTTGATTAAATTCAGAGCCGCTCGATTCACACACTTCCTTCTTCTGATCTAACGATACAGCCTCATGACTTGCATCCACCCAATCAAGCGGCGCAATACAGGCACAGACGCCAAACAGCAGCCAAGCGGAATCGGGACGGTGGAGCCAGCGAGCGGGGCGAGCGTCCCAGGCGACGTTCCAAGATCCCTCTCCTTTGCGCTCATGGCAGTGAATCGCCGGACGGCAGAGATTGCTACTGCTTCCCGCACCAGAGGGCAATATAGCGTGCCATATGGAAGCAGCACCACCGCCCGCGAGCTTGCAGGCGCTGGAATGGTGGCGCTGTCGCCGATCGAATTGGATGGGACTCTGAACGAGTAACCGGCTTTGATGATGGTGGTGATGGTAAACGGCTGAGCCGTGAATGAAATTGGAAAGGGAAACGAGAATCCAAGGCTTAGGACGAGCACAAAGTACTCCGAGCATCAGTCACTTACAGCAGTCGAGGCAATCCTGCGCTGCCAGGGCCTGCCCCTTGCTGAGCCTATGCGGCCATTATCAGAGCTCCGGCGGCCAGTTAATCGCTCAGCctctctcttttctcttctctctcttctctctctctctctctctctctcccacAGAAATCAGAGCAGCTTTTTCTTCGATGATCTGCGACGGCGAAGCATTTTAgggaagagagagaaagagatacACAATTCAGTGGGACCCACCAGTGCGAAAATGgttcattaaaaaattatttctttttagttttagttttagtttttcttttcttttttatttctctttaaaaaatgtatacaattgttattaaataatatttcttttacGAAAAATGATTGTTTGTATATTTGTATTGGAGAAAAATCAGTACACGCAAGTCTGTGATTGggaattaataattatttttttagaaaaaaaaaaaaaaaaagagaaaaagtcgatat
This window encodes:
- the LOC103489409 gene encoding OVARIAN TUMOR DOMAIN-containing deubiquitinating enzyme 4-like yields the protein MLGVLCARPKPWILVSLSNFIHGSAVYHHHHHQSRLLVQSPIQFDRRQRHHSSACKLAGGGAASIWHAILPSGAGSSSNLCRPAIHCHERKGEGSWNVAWDARPARWLHRPDSAWLLFGVCACIAPLDWVDASHEAVSLDQKKEVCESSGSEFNQNDESSADYRVTGVLADGRCLFRAIAHGACLRSGEEAPDDDRQRELADELRAKVVDELLKRRKETEWYIEGDFDAYVKRIQQPFVWGGEPELLMASHVLKTPISVFMRERSSDGLINIAKYGQEYQMGEESPINVLFHGYGHYDILETSSDKVSLKLSM